The Syngnathus scovelli strain Florida chromosome 18, RoL_Ssco_1.2, whole genome shotgun sequence genome contains a region encoding:
- the prmt6 gene encoding protein arginine N-methyltransferase 6, translating to MSRVAKKRKFDKTRQDSLYFDSYSDVTIHEEMIADHVRTNTYRLAILKNSESIRGKVVLDVGAGTGVLSMFCIQAGAKKVYAVEACSIAEQAVKIVQQNNMEDKIQVIRGTVESVELPEMVEVIVSEWMGYALLHESMLNSVLYARDKWLKKPNGIILPDKAELFITPICEPVVEDRLHFWYTVKDNYGVDMSSMSDFARRCIKNSDISVSPVTAEDVLSHPARFAELDLYTTTAEHLRSVKGHFRCESFGSALVNAFCVYFTVSFPSPDKQQPLVLSTSPFKPETHWKQAVLYLDEPVDVMQDTLVTGEINMYPSEESDRHVCIHLDYTIGKQKTQSKTFSIPDWTSETLS from the coding sequence ATGTCTCGTGTGGCTAAGAAGCGAAAATTCGATAAAACCCGACAAGACAGCCTTTATTTTGATAGCTATTCCGATGTGACaatacatgaagaaatgatagcGGACCATGTACGAACCAATACGTACAGATTGGCCATTCTGAAGAATAGCGAATCGATTCGAGGCAAGGTTGTGCTGGACGTCGGTGCAGGAACCGGCGTTTTAAGCATGTTCTGCATCCAAGCCGGTGCAAAGAAAGTCTACGCCGTTGAAGCGTGTTCCATTGCCGAGCAAGCTGTGAAAATAGTCCAACAGAATAACATGGAGGATAAAATCCAAGTTATACGAGGGACTGTTGAGAGTGTTGAGTTACCGGAGATGGTGGAGGTGATAGTTAGCGAGTGGATGGGTTATGCTCTCCTGCATGAGTCGATGCTCAACTCGGTGCTGTACGCGCGTGACAAGTGGTTAAAAAAGCCCAACGGGATCATTCTGCCCGATAAAGCCGAACTTTTCATCACGCCCATCTGTGAGCCAGTCGTGGAGGACCGCTTACACTTCTGGTACACCGTCAAAGACAATTACGGCGTTGACATGTCATCTATGAGTGACTTTGCCAGAAGATGCATCAAGAACTCAGATATTTCCGTCAGCCCGGTGACCGCCGAGGACGTGTTGTCCCATCCGGCCCGGTTCGCCGAGCTCGACCTTTACACGACCACAGCGGAGCACCTGCGGTCGGTCAAAGGTCACTTCAGGTGCGAGTCTTTTGGCTCGGCTCTCGTCAACGCATTCTGTGTCTACTTCACCGTCTCCTTCCCGAGTCCGGACAAACAGCAACCGCTCGTTCTCTCGACGTCTCCGTTCAAACCTGAGACTCACTGGAAACAGGCCGTTTTGTACCTGGATGAACCCGTGGATGTGATGCAAGACACGCTGGTGACCGGGGAGATCAACATGTACCCATCGGAGGAAAGTGACAGACATGTTTGCATCCACCTGGACTACACGATCGGAAAACAGAAAACACAATCCAAGACGTTTTCCATCCCTGACTGGACCTCTGAAACATTGTCGTAG